The DNA region TTTTCAACACAAAAAGAGTGGAATAATTCTAACAACGCGTATCCTAATAATTTATATTCAAAACCCGATCCGTAGTTTCTGTAGAAATATGTGTCGGCCGGAAATATAATATGAAAGAGATAAGAGAGCGAAAGCAAAATAACATTATCCGATCGAGTTATGTGATAGCAAGTCATAAGGTTGGTTGATACATCCTTATTCGAGATTGACTAGTAGTGTAATATATATGAATCAATTGCTTATGTTGTTTCTATTGGACCAGTTCAAACAACATATCCAGTAGAAACATAGTAAGCAAGTGATTCATATTACCTCACTAGGTTATAATTACTAGTCCTCCTTTGCATGTCTCACACTACCCACTTGGAAACTTAATCCATCAGTTCGTCTGCACATTTTATTATAGTTTAGTATAATAAGATTTGGATCAAGCCGAGTCAACACCATTAGACAgaattaataaacaaatcaatttttggTCAACTTGCTTAACCTGCAATTGACCCgaataaatttaaattacatTTCAACTTTATCTACTTCTCATTctgttaataattaatattgatGCTTAGTAATGAGGCTTTATAATGTTATTTGTTAGAATGTAATATTATTGTCTTTACTGATATGTGTTTGTTTATGTGAATGAACTTTATTGGGTTGTGATATTACTTTGATTGGATATTGCACTTTACCTGCTCTCTACCTAATCAGTTGGGGAAGAAAAACTCCTCTTATTGGCTAAAGATAGATACCATGAAGAGTTTACCTGCTAgtttgttggagatgctcttagatGCTATGATACCCTATACAAAGAATAACCGTGATATTTATCTAAGGGgaactaaatataattttaaaataaaatttttcttggtACACTGTACGTTTGTCTCTAGGAAAATATAAGGAGTAGGGTTTTTTTGGGTGAACGGTAatattctcctttttttttttcttttttttttttttttttgcaggaaAAGATTGATTGGATCAACCAAAATGGATAAAATGTTTGTAACATATATAGGACACGTGTTGGATTCGGTTTGTGTCGAGTCATggatataaaactatataagtcaattataacacaacctatttaattaaatgagtcaaacccTTCGACCCTAACTTGTTATTTTGTGCTGAATTTGTGTTGAGTTTGTGGGTCATGTAACAAATTGACGTCCCTATGTTACATATTGGGTTTGAGTCGTATTGATGCATGATTTAAGACTATGTAGATCAACCATAAccaaatcaatttaattaaacaggcaAGACCCCTCAATTATAACCCGCTAATTTTCTTTCGAGTTTATAAgtcgtgtaaaaaaaaaaaaaaaaaaaatcagcgcTCTTGCTAAACTTCAAGgagctataattttttattgtttttttaacaaaaaaaataaataaataaataaaagggctTCAAGCAGGGATGGACCTTGGGGCCCTAAGGGAAATGCCAGGTATTACCAATCCTGTGTCAATGAGCAAAAGGAGCaccagtttattttatttttttttcccactctTCCATAAAAAAACAGCCCAAAACAAGTTTTCATGACCCAAGTCTTTTATCACTCTCCTGGTGTTGCGGTTGCTCAACCTAACAAACATTTacctctctcgctctctctctgtCATCGAAAAGCCATTTCCTGATTCCATCCACTTGTGTCTGTAAGATGTCAAACTGTACTGTGGAGTCCACCACGGTTGAAACCAGTGATGGAGTCAAGCTCCATGCGCGGCTCTTCAAACCGGGAGAAGAAATCAAGGGCAACTTGGTGGTTGTTCTTGTCCACCCATACTCAATCTTGGGTGGTTGTCAGGGCCTCTTGAAAGGAATAGCAGCTGGGTTGGCGGAGAAAGGCTACAGGGCTGTCACCTTTGATATGAGAGGCGCTGGGAAGTCAAGTGGGAGGGCTTCTCTCACTGGGTTTGCGGAAATCAAGGATGTTATTGCTGTCTGCAAGTGGGTCTGTGAGCATCTGTCTGTGGACAGGATTTTGTTGGTGGGCTCTTCTGCAGGTAtgatctttttgtttgttttgcaacGAATTTCCATAGATCaagtaccatttttttttggtaagaaaagCTTAATGGTTGTTATCTTTGGTAGTGGTAGATTGCTTGTTTGGTTGGTATGATGGATTAGTTTTAGATCTATGAAATGTGTTAGATTTTATTAGCTATCTTGTTCTTTTAtgtattgtaaacaattttAATCTCACAGTGAGTAGCACATCTGGAAAAGTAGACGATTTGACGGAAAATTGATTGGTTTTAGTGTGTCTGatttacttatccaaaaaggAGGGAGGGGGTGGGGGCTGATTTAATTTGTTAGATCAATTTCCTTTTTTGATCTGTGATTTGCCTTGTTTAACAAATGAGGAAATTGGGCTGCTGGGGGTACTGATGATCTACCCTAATTGATGGCATTAAAAGGTGAAACAAGGGAGCTATCGAAGGTTTATTGCAACATTggtaaattatatatacacatatattaTCTTTCATTTTCCACCTGGTGCACCTCTTTGACAATGTTGCGTCACTCAATCACAATGTGATCTTAGATTAAACTATCTCATGTAAAAGATGTATTTTGAAGTATagatttcttatatttaaaaatcTTCTGAACATGTGAGTTTTCGATTGGATAGTAAATGCCATCCGGTTTATGTGAAATTTGGCATGCATGAGTAGGGTATGACATTTAAGCCAACAATGGACTTGGCAACATGTTAGTCCAGTGAAAATTAATGGAATGGTGTAGCATTGCAAAGAGTTATGCCAGGTGTTTCTTGAACTCAATCTCATATATAAGTGCATCATCTGATTGATAATCTTGGTGCTGGAGTTTtccaaaatatcaaatttgtcTGTATGGTTAGTATTACCATCTAATCCTATAATGTGCAATTATATTAGAATTTTGCTTAAGATCTGGTTTGTGTATGCTGATAAGACACTTTTCAGATTAGAGGTTGGCATATGCCTTTATTAATCATATGTCAGTGTCAGTAAGCATGGGGGTACTAGATTCTTTTTGGACCTTCCAAGATTTTCGTTCTAGAGGGATTAATGTGTGTGTTCTCCTTAACAGTTTCGCTTTTGATCAAATACCTCTATCCACTTTGCTAGTCTTTATTTTCCAGCAATTCTTGGTGTGCTTCGAATCGTGTAAATTTGAGTGACATAGGTGATTGCATGTGTGGGTTTAGTTGCACAAGTAGGTTGATTTTCAGTCTGACATGCAGAGATTCTTTATTCAAGGAACAAATTGTTGTACTTTTTGTGATTATGTCTTCGGATGCCTCCATTTCATATATTGCACAAGAAGGTTGGTTTTCAGTCTGACATCCAGAGATTTATTTGTTGAAGGAACAGATTGTTGTGTTTTGGGTGATTATATATGGCTTGGAAATGTATTGCACATACTATTTTACATCTTTGCGATAATATTGAGAGAAAATTTTGTGCTATGGAAAATTTATTGATTGAAGAACAGATTGTGCGACTGTAAAATTCAATGGTACTTTCATCAGAGTAGAATAGGTTCATCCTTATCTTTTGCCATGGTATCGGTGCTTCGATATCTAAATTTTATCTGATGCTAAATGTAACGAAAATACGATGACATGCATCATTCCATCATTTCATTAGAAGGATAGATCGAAAGCATTCAAGTACTGCCATTTCGATATCATTCTTCATCATAGGAGATGCTGTAGTGCATAAACTCTTTGAATCAAAGCAAATTTAGTTGTTATGCCTTTTCTGTCACAGGCGCACCAATTTCAGGATCTGCAGTTGATCATATTGAACAAGTTGTGGGCTATGTGAGTCTAGGGTACCCTTTTGGCATGACTGCCTCGATCCTTTTTGGGCGGCACCACAACGCTATCCTGCAGTCCCCAAAGCCAAAACTCTTTGTCATGGGAACTCGGGATGGGTTTACTAGCGTTAATCAGCTGAATAACAAGTTGAGTTCTGCAGCAGGGCGTGTTGAAACCCATTTGATAGAAGGGGTAAGCCACTTCCAAATGGAAGGGCCTGCTTATGATGCTCAGATGGTGAATCTTATCCTTGAATTTGTTGCTTCATTGTAGTAAATATCATCCAGCTCACTGAATTATGATTGGGTTTACTTCTGCTTTGTATGTATGTGCTGATTCACCATCTTTGTTCAATTGCAGGATTAGATTGTTTTTTTGGATTGTCTGTGCCATCTCAGTGAAAAAATGGCTAGATGTCCAAAGAACTTGGCCCGTAAACCAAGTACCATACCCAGATAATATAAGAGGAGTAATGCAATTTAAAAGACtattatacgactgtcatataaCTAAGATGTGATGGTAAAAATCGGTCCTTATATCAATAAAGGCTTGTAAAAAGAAGaattaatagttgatttttaCTATCATGTCATGTTATTTATATGGCAATCATATAGTAGTCTATTAAGTAacatttatcatatatatatatatatatattttgagagagagagagagtagcaTGCATTATCACAATAATCTTTATATGGTCaagtttttttctatttaaaagttttttacATCAGCATTTCGTCAGCTAAGTTAAACTTACAATAAAATCAAGCTAAGCTTTTAACCAAGAGAATTAGAACACGGCATAGGGGCGCATACATGTCAATTTATACCATTTTAACACCTTCATCTTGTGGATCATCAGATGCAACTCTATCCTCTTTAGCCATTTTATCCCCATTTGAACCTTCAACTACTCTACCTTCACCAATTTCATCATATCCCTGTATCCTCAATCTTTGTTCTTGATCCGTTAATTGCCCCTGTGAGAATGGATGTTCTCCATCTGCTTGGAAGccaaaggagaaagaaaacagTACTGTTTTAATACTTGATGCAGCTATTAAATCCTTTTATTGCTTTCCAGAAACACAAATGCACTATAATTGCGGCAAAATCTTGTACAGCCTGTGTATTTGGGCCAGGAGAtgcgaatttttttaaaaaaacatgaacCATAAATGTTTGAATAACATCAGGCACTCACTTTGGTCCATTTGCTTAGACTCAAGTAGTGGGGAAAAAAAAGGCCTAACTTAATTGAAAAATCATACACAATTGGTGCCGTCAAATCTGAATATACAAAAACTAGAGGAAATAGATACAACAGAAGGTATCACTACTTTGTTTAACTTCACATGCTATATAACATGGTTATTTGTTAATTAGTTATTACCACTTTCACCGTCAGATGCATCTTCAAGCCTTTCGATTGCATCCACCAGGGCTTGTTCATGCTCCTGCATGTCAAAGAGCACATCAGAATTGTTGGAATGAAAGACTAGAGGTGACAATTTGTGTTATTGTATTGAGACATGGATATAagcttacttatcaaaaaataatctgatttatttaattaaacgggtcagaccCTTCAACCCTAACCACTAATTTTATGCTGGGTTCGTGTCGAATTTGCATATTGTGTCCAAAATTGTCAATCCTAATGTCACATGTCAAGTTCTGAGTTGTGTCAAAATatagatataagactatatagattaATCATAatccgactcatttaattaaacaagttaaatTGCTCTTAATCTTGTCctgttaatttcgtgttgggttcaTAATGAGTTCGCAAGTTGTATCAAAAATTGTAACCCTATGAAATACCATGCAAGATAAACTGCAGAAGATGCTTGGTTCTTACTTTCAGAACTTTTTTAGCTTTCTCGATTTCCATGGGATCAGGATGACTAGCACCAAAAACTTTTTCCACCTGTTTAAAATTTCACAGCAATTAGGGAAAAGCAAATCACCatgacaaaaattaattataataatcaATTGCCTTCATACCTCCTTAATAAGAGTATCTGTGTGAACTATTTCAATATCACTCACAGCCTTCTTTCCAATTCCATTTTGTGATGAGGGGAAATCTTTCTTGGACTGACCCTTTGGGGTTCCTCTACCTCTTCCTGCACCAGTAACCGCACCACCACGTGCCATGGATTTCTTAAGCCCCCGGCCTGGTCCAGGGTGGCCACCCTTACGAGAAACTCCAGGCTCCTCACCTTCCCACTTGATATCTTCAGGAGATATCTAGcatttaaagataaaaatattataagcaAACGGGATTCTTCTAATTCATAAAGTGACATTCAAATGATAGATTTGTATTTATctcaagagagagaagaggatAAAGGACAAGACTTAAGAAAGTGCATAATTAGCCAAATGCATCATAATATGCACcataatttgatgtttaattaTGAGCATCCAGCCATCATGTTAAGAAATGCTACAAACAGTAGAAATTCCCCAAACGGGTTAGCAAAATTTGAAAGTCATCATTGGAGCCTTTCAGATATCAAGTGCGGAATGCCTCCTATATGCATCATGGATTTTATCTAAGTTGACACAAAATGCATTACGATTTGATGTTTAATTAGTGAATTGCATCTAAGTTGACACAAGAAACTGTACAAAGGTAGTCACCAATATTCCAGAAATCTTCAATATTCAGCATATATATGCTGTAAGTGGCATGGTAGAAAAACAATTAGTTAAAATAGATCATGCATTGAGACTCTAAGAGGATAGCAAAGCATCTACCTCTTTGAGATTGACCCACTCCCATGTTTCATCTGCTGTATTAATATCATACACCAGAGCATGTCGGCCCTAAAAACGTTTGGAAAATAGTAGGGATTAACGGAGGTACATCAATTACTCTAATAATGTGAAGTCAACAGTAAAACGTACCTCAGCACGGTTGTAGTCAGTTATAACTGCCTCATAAAAGTGGTTGTCTTCAGGCCACCTTGTCCATACTTTTCTTCCAATTAATGGATCATAGGTTGCAGCTTCGGCAGGTTCATTTGTCGAAAAGGCACCTGAGGTACCACGATTAGCAACCTGGGTCCTTCCAGCAAGACCAGAAGGGTACTGCATGCCCTTCATTGAGGATGCAGCAGGCAGCATACTCCATTAAAAGAAGATAGAGAGCaatgacaacaaaaaaagagaatattcaTTCCATCAGTCAGTTCACCAAAACTATCTTACTTACTGATTTTGGCTTCTTGCTCCTTGGCCCGGGGGGACCTCGTCTCAAGGCTGATGAAGATGGTTGCATAGATGGATGCAGTGCAGGAGATGGTGCACCCAGGGACAAGGAAGCCACAGATTGTGATGTTCTCTGTTTCTTGCGTGATGCGGAAACCGTAGGACTAGGTATGGGATCGTGAACAGGCTGAGTAGCATTGAGCATGCCAGGTTGAAGCCCTCTTGTCTTCCTCCATTCCCTAACAGCATGATTGATTACACTTCCCGTTAAAATACAAACCTGACTACAAGTCAATACATGCTAGATGAAAGCTACTCAGCAGAATATATCCAACATATTCAGACCTTATCCTCCGGATGATGTCATCAGCATTAACCCTGGATAGAAGCTCTCTGTGTTCTTCATCTGATACTCTAAGCTCCTTTCTAAGTTCTGTAATTAAACTTTCCTTGTCCTAAACAATAATAACGCAAAGGCTTTCAGATGATATAAATACAATgttaattaaacaaatgaataCAGAAGAAATGAATAAATACCCAAGTGATTGCATCAGATTGAGCTTTGAAGGCTCGAAGGACTGAACAATATGCTTCTTGCTCAATGTGGTGGATCTGGGTTTCCATATCACCATGCATCCTAGGTAATGAAGCAGAACCTACAACTGCAGATCTTCCATTTCCAGCAGTGTGGCCTGCTCTTTGAAATCTATTTTGATGTGAAGGAGGAAGGTCATCATCCGTTCCTGCAGttgtttcaaattaaaatgGTCCATTAGATGCTCAAGTTTTTGGGATGTGGGATGTGGCTGCCAAATAGTCTCGGAATAtgcaatagaaaagaaaattttctacCAATGGGTTCATAACatatcaaaaattatcaataaactAGCCATCTCCCTTGTAttgctgagagagagagagagagagaaaaaaaaaaaaaaaccaataaactaacatatattGGTTTCTGATGCATCAACAGCAATTTCAccgggtaaaaaaaaaaaaaattaatgcaggTTGTAGCAGGCCACTTATTGTTTCCGTACATCAGGTTATTACGATAAAAGATGAGAAGTTTCACATTACCCTCTGCCGggcaaaaaaggaaaaagaacagaaaaaagaaagaaaaagaaaacaacagtTTGTTCACATCACATAGTACTTGAAACTGTTAAACGCCAACGACAGAACTCTTCCTATCTCTAGGCACCAACTTATCAAAATCAGCATGCTAAATTAAACTCATCAAAAGCCTAACTGAAACCTTGAAAACTCATAACAACCCTTGAAAACCAACAAAAACTAATACTTAAGTAGTCGCAAGTACAATTGTGGAGTTTGTTATCCATCATGTTTTTTCAGATATATCAAACCCCAAAATCCACTTGAAAGACACACAGAACAAGGAATAAACATTGACTGCTTGATataaacaatatataattaactcAAACTATTGAAGAAGAACAGGTCAATAAACTACTATTcaaaatacaaacataaaattagcTCCAAAGATCCATAAACTAAATTTAGATATTGAAAATGGAAATTCAGATCAATCAATTTGTCTGAAACAAGGGGAtatcattacaaaacaattcATCAAAACACTCAGCGCTCCTGAGAACCCAAGAAAACAGTGAAGTGAGCCGAAAGCATAATCTCCAAATAACTAAGCACTGGTACCAGAGCAGTTGCAATTCATCATAGCAACTTCAAAAtccaatatttaattataaacagAGAAATCCCAGGAAAATTTAACCTCGTATTAACTAAGAACtacaaaaacaaccaaaaatttcTTCGAGAACACGAGCAACAACACCAGACTCCAATCAAAATTTCAATGATTCAAGCATGGTGCGTCCAATTCAGCCACGAATCTATTGTAGGAGCTTCACGACCCCAATTCCCACTCTCTGCCTAAAACTACAATTACCAAACCCGTAAACACAAGCAATTGCACAGCCAACATGATTATTACCAAAATTTATTCACACCCAACTCTGAATTCACAAAATTTAAGCTCAtggaaaccctagaaacccATAAAACGCATTCAAAAACACAATCTTTGAATTAAGCTCACCACTGCTATCAGAGAGCTCGAAGTCCATGACTCCACCAGATCaaatttcaccaaaaaaaaaaaaaaaaaccttagagAACTCTGCTTCAAAACCAGCTTAGAAACTAGAGTTTTCGATCAAATCCTTCGAGAACACCAGTTACTCTTGGCCGAAACAGATCGTACGAAGCAAACAGAGACGAATTCGTGGAGAATTGGACcaattttgaaacaaaattcgGTCCATGATGCTCCAAAGAAGTTGAATTTGTGGTGCAGATAGCGATAGAACGCGATCGAATTGTTTAACTGGAGGTGGAGTTTCGTTGGGTAATTTTCGTCGAATTGTGGggctaaattaaaatttgaaagagttTGGGGGCTAATTTGAGGTTGAAATTTGTAAATAGCGGACTTGAATTGACTTTATGGCGCCGTAACTTTTTCAGTTAATAGCTGAGTTTGAGTTCCGCGACGCATAGGTGTCTAAAGTCTGcctatcttttcttcttttttctttagaatttgttttttctctttttattttggttgaattttGAAGTATTTAATTTGGCTTTCTGTCCTCCTTTTTCATTTaccttattctttttttcttttcttttttttctttctttctaaataCATTTTTTCTGCTTCAACATTTTGAAGTCGGGTGACCTTTCAATCAAATTTGAACCGTCGAAGTATGAGGTTGCGGAGTCCATTTACCCTAAAAGTAAGGCCGAACATCTTTCATTTAtcttattcttcttttattttattacattttctCTATAACAACATATATCTCGAAATGGGACGAGATTCCAATCAAATTGGCACAGTCAAAACGAGAGTTGCGAAACTCATTTACTTCGAGTATAAATTTCTCAAACAATCGCCCATTAATACAACATTGACATTTTTCGACTCCAAATTTAGAGCAATACTTAGTTTACCCTTTTCAAAGTCTATTAATTCACCCACCATTACTTCATGAAGACCATAAATATGGATAATGTTGTCTCCTGCTTGAAGTACTCCCCACCAAAACGTTGCCACTCATTCGAAAGGAAGTGCTCAATTTTTGTCAGGATTATATGGTAGCTTCTGGTGTGTACCTTATTTTGTAAGATAGCAACATGAGGCTGTCTTGTCGGGAAAAATAGGGAGACGTTGCTAAATGCTGATGCTACCGATTTTATTTGAAGGAGAAATTACATTCACCCTCCTTTAATAACTATTAAGCAATGCTgcaaattatatttgtattccATAAATATTTTACTATGTTGATGTGCCACTGTCATTTTATTCTTGAATTAGTTccagttaaaaaaagaaatttcaaaagtGAATTAGTAATGTCACGTTAGCATAATGGGATATTTATGTAAGTCGTTTGGTGATGCTTTTTAAATAGTATTAAGTTGTTTGAAGtgtttttgtgaatattttgtgtattgagttgtttgttaatacttttatttttttgttgagaaacaaaaaaattgtcataaaGAGTGTTGCCAAACGAGCCCGCATTACTCTAAAGCAATATGTAACgtttttcaaactttcaatttgtgtAATGTCTTCGTTCGAACTGTCATTGGGACTACAATGTCTTTATTTCAtgtaaaataatgtcaaaattattcctaataattcaaaaacaaaatatatatatatatatatatatatatatatatatatatatatatatatattttaacctGGGGGTATCTTTGAGAATGCTTTGCTCTCCAAGTAACTTGTGCTTTTTTGTTTGGCCCTTATGAGTTATGGCCTTTTGTAAGGTTCCAGGATTGGGTTTCTGTGGAGTTGTTTGCATGGGGCTGTTATTTTCTTAGCTGAGCTgttttttgccttctttttcaATTCATAACCATTATTCCCtcccctccccaaaaaaaaaaaaaaaaaaaaaaattcttactaaGTTGAAGTTACTATCatgttatttcttttatctgTCTTTTTAATTACATGTCAattgaaattacaaaaaatcaGGCTGTACATTTTCACTCTTattaatttctctctttaatGACCGAAACATAATTTTAGAGACCAATGATAGAATGATTAAAGAAGGCTCAAACAATCTAAACATATGATCTTAAACCtcttaaaagattaaaaagataatttcaCACCCTATTACAACAGAAGCGaaaatattaactttttttatgaAACCATATCGAGAGTTTTAGATTCTGATTCCGTGAAATAAATTAGTATATGTGAGAGCAATCATACCTAATCGGGCAAGTGTTGGAGCAGTTTGAATCCCACCTACTTGAATATTTGTCTAAATAGATAAGATTCGGACAAACTCTCATATGGGACTGCGGTGTATCCAAACAATCTGGACCACTATTGCAAAATTCAAACAATGACTAGTTGATGGACACTACCACCAACCAACTTGTAGAAATTAAACTTGACATGGCCATTGGAGAAAGCTTTGCAATTACAGGACTAACAACAACATTTTCCTTCATGCCTAGACTCTCAGAAGTCACTAATAGACCCAACCCATTGTTAATGAAAGACAAACATCCTTTAATGGCCATCACATAATCTAATTCTCCAAATTTAGTTGACtttgaaattgcaatttaaGTCATTCATAATGAAATAAGACTTAAGTGTTCATTCTTTGATATGgcaataaaaacaacaattgaAAGGAATAACAAATGAAAGATGAGTGcagaaaaaaatccaaaatcaaactGAGGTAAGGAAGGTCTTTCGCATATCCATTTTTCTTATGGTTgctcaaaaaatcaaagtagaaaacaatattttttcagTGCTATTA from Corylus avellana chromosome ca10, CavTom2PMs-1.0 includes:
- the LOC132163829 gene encoding uncharacterized protein LOC132163829, with the protein product MSNCTVESTTVETSDGVKLHARLFKPGEEIKGNLVVVLVHPYSILGGCQGLLKGIAAGLAEKGYRAVTFDMRGAGKSSGRASLTGFAEIKDVIAVCKWVCEHLSVDRILLVGSSAGAPISGSAVDHIEQVVGYVSLGYPFGMTASILFGRHHNAILQSPKPKLFVMGTRDGFTSVNQLNNKLSSAAGRVETHLIEGVSHFQMEGPAYDAQMVNLILEFVASL
- the LOC132164205 gene encoding protein EMSY-LIKE 3 isoform X1, which codes for MDFELSDSSGTDDDLPPSHQNRFQRAGHTAGNGRSAVVGSASLPRMHGDMETQIHHIEQEAYCSVLRAFKAQSDAITWDKESLITELRKELRVSDEEHRELLSRVNADDIIRRIREWRKTRGLQPGMLNATQPVHDPIPSPTVSASRKKQRTSQSVASLSLGAPSPALHPSMQPSSSALRRGPPGPRSKKPKSGMQYPSGLAGRTQVANRGTSGAFSTNEPAEAATYDPLIGRKVWTRWPEDNHFYEAVITDYNRAEGRHALVYDINTADETWEWVNLKEISPEDIKWEGEEPGVSRKGGHPGPGRGLKKSMARGGAVTGAGRGRGTPKGQSKKDFPSSQNGIGKKAVSDIEIVHTDTLIKEVEKVFGASHPDPMEIEKAKKVLKEHEQALVDAIERLEDASDGESADGEHPFSQGQLTDQEQRLRIQGYDEIGEGRVVEGSNGDKMAKEDRVASDDPQDEGVKMV
- the LOC132164205 gene encoding protein EMSY-LIKE 3 isoform X2; this encodes MDFELSDSSGTDDDLPPSHQNRFQRAGHTAGNGRSAVVGSASLPRMHGDMETQIHHIEQEAYCSVLRAFKAQSDAITWDKESLITELRKELRVSDEEHRELLSRVNADDIIRRIREWRKTRGLQPGMLNATQPVHDPIPSPTVSASRKKQRTSQSVASLSLGAPSPALHPSMQPSSSALRRGPPGPRSKKPKSGMQYPSGLAGRTQVANRGTSGAFSTNEPAEAATYDPLIGRKVWTRWPEDNHFYEAVITDYNRAEGRHALVYDINTADETWEWVNLKEISPEDIKWEGEEPGVSRKGGHPGPGRGLKKSMARGGAVTGAGRGRGTPKGQSKKDFPSSQNGIGKKAVSDIEIVHTDTLIKEVEKVFGASHPDPMEIEKAKKVLKEHEQALVDAIERLEDASDGESDGEHPFSQGQLTDQEQRLRIQGYDEIGEGRVVEGSNGDKMAKEDRVASDDPQDEGVKMV